From Calditrichota bacterium, one genomic window encodes:
- the hutH gene encoding histidine ammonia-lyase — translation MKTFIIDEQDLSLEQLADFLKDKPKVAISESVKGKIRKGHSVIQNIVKSGEVVYGVNTGFGKFADVRIEPDKTKELQRKLVLSHAAGIGDPFEEDIVRLMMVLKIKNLSQGYSGVRIEVVEQLVNMLNNDIIPIIPAKGSVGASGDLAPLAHMALTMIGEGHSFVKEKDVLVKMTSKEALKMAGLKPLHLMEKEGLAILNGTQAIQANGVLALISMKNLVKSADIIGAISLECLHGTLTAFDERIHKIRRHPGQVQVAENFRNILQGSPIVASHKHSDHRVQDAYCLRCIPQVHGSVRDGLKHVQSVFEREINGVTDNPLVFPDNGDVLSGGNFHGEPVALAADYLAIIAAELANISERRIEHMMDSSLSELAGFLTTEGGLNSGFMIAHVTAAALVSENKVLAHPASVDSIPTSANKEDHVSMGTHAARKALEVIKNAVYVLAVELICGCQALDLRKPVSPSKVTKAVLDKVRSKIDYWEEDRLMNTDIEEAYTLINNKSIVEVVEKKTDNLH, via the coding sequence ATAAAAACTTTTATCATCGATGAACAAGATTTAAGCTTAGAACAATTAGCTGATTTCTTAAAAGATAAACCCAAAGTAGCAATTTCAGAGTCCGTCAAAGGTAAAATCAGAAAAGGGCACTCAGTAATCCAGAATATTGTAAAATCCGGAGAAGTGGTTTACGGTGTAAATACAGGATTTGGAAAGTTTGCGGATGTGCGCATTGAACCCGATAAAACAAAAGAGCTTCAGCGCAAACTTGTCCTTAGCCACGCTGCAGGAATTGGAGACCCATTTGAGGAAGATATTGTTCGTTTGATGATGGTTTTGAAAATAAAAAACCTTTCCCAGGGATATAGCGGTGTACGGATTGAAGTTGTTGAACAGCTTGTAAATATGCTGAACAATGACATAATTCCAATAATCCCGGCAAAAGGTTCGGTTGGAGCTAGCGGTGATTTAGCACCTTTGGCGCATATGGCTTTAACCATGATTGGAGAAGGGCATTCGTTTGTAAAAGAAAAAGATGTTTTAGTAAAAATGACCTCTAAAGAGGCGCTAAAAATGGCAGGATTAAAACCACTGCACCTCATGGAAAAAGAAGGCCTGGCTATTTTAAACGGTACGCAAGCAATTCAGGCAAATGGGGTTTTGGCATTAATCTCTATGAAAAATCTCGTCAAATCCGCGGATATAATTGGTGCTATCAGCCTTGAGTGCCTGCATGGTACACTAACAGCATTTGACGAACGAATCCACAAGATTAGACGGCACCCCGGACAAGTGCAGGTTGCAGAAAATTTTAGAAATATCTTACAAGGAAGCCCGATTGTCGCCTCGCACAAACATTCTGATCATCGCGTTCAGGATGCGTATTGCCTGCGTTGCATTCCACAGGTTCATGGTTCTGTTAGGGATGGTCTGAAGCATGTGCAATCTGTTTTTGAAAGGGAGATAAATGGTGTGACTGATAATCCTTTGGTTTTCCCTGATAATGGGGATGTTCTTTCCGGTGGGAATTTTCATGGTGAACCTGTTGCATTAGCTGCAGATTATCTGGCTATAATTGCAGCGGAATTGGCCAATATTTCTGAGCGGCGTATTGAGCATATGATGGACTCTTCTTTAAGCGAGTTGGCTGGATTTCTTACCACCGAAGGTGGATTAAATTCCGGATTTATGATTGCACATGTGACGGCAGCCGCACTTGTATCAGAAAATAAAGTTTTGGCGCACCCCGCCAGTGTTGATTCAATTCCTACATCGGCTAATAAAGAAGATCATGTTAGTATGGGCACACATGCGGCGCGAAAGGCTTTGGAGGTTATAAAAAATGCTGTATATGTTTTGGCTGTTGAACTGATTTGTGGTTGTCAGGCATTGGATTTGAGAAAACCTGTCTCTCCATCCAAAGTTACTAAAGCTGTGCTTGATAAAGTTAGATCCAAAATAGACTATTGGGAAGAAGACAGGTTGATGAATACGGATATTGAAGAAGCTTACACCTTGATCAACAACAAATCAATTGTTGAAGTGGTAGAAAAGAAAACGGATAATTTACATTAA